In the Anolis sagrei isolate rAnoSag1 chromosome 1, rAnoSag1.mat, whole genome shotgun sequence genome, TAATCCTGAATCTGATTTTAAATTGACCATAGAAGACCAAAAACCAATATGCTTTTGGGTGATTCTTGTCTCCAAGCACAGAAGGATTAACGTGGAAAGAACTCTGTTGATGATagtttagggttttttaaaaaaatgcattgttAAAAATTATATAATGATGCCTACATTTCTGGATGAAGCTGCCTATTACTTGGTGCCCCAAGGTCATTTCTATTGTACATATGTGATCTGGTTTGAAACTCACTGTCTCATCTTGGTGACAGGATATGTTCATGCCCCACTAGACTATAGAAACTAAGACTCTTGGGGAGAAGGCAAAGTCATGAAAGATTCCTAATTGTATGCATATGATCTCAGTGTCTGTTAGAGCTGCTCCTTGTGATTCCATATGTTGAGCTCTTAGAAACAGTCATCAAGAAATGGGGCAACTAGGTTTATAGCATCACTGGAAGCAGTAGATATGGGCACTGGGGCCGCAAGCAGAAATAAATTAAACTACCTTGATaaggtagattttttttctttgtgtcaggagcgacttgagaaactgcaagttggttctggtgtaagagaattggtcgtctgcaaggacgttgcccaggggacacccaggtgttttaccatcctgtaggaggcttctctcatgtcccacttgagaagctggaactgacaggtgggagctcaccttgctccccggattccaaccgccgacctttcagtcagcagtcctgccagcacaagggtttaacccattgtgtaaCCTGGGGCTCCGATAAGGTTGATAATAGCCTCTTACTTGACTACTTTACAGGAAAAGATGTGCAAGTACAATTGCTAATTGTCCCCACTGTGTGGCACTCCTTACACAAAAGACAGAACCATATCATCCCTTGGCAGAATGAAAGTGACttatggcacaatttgatgtgaTAAGAGATCCATAATTACCTTCCCCTTTTAACAGTTATTTTGGCACTATGTCAAATAACATAAAATGTCAGACTGGAATATGTAATTTGATAGTGGCATGCAGTTGTTGTGCTCTTAAATCAGCTTTGACTGCTGAAAAGCCTTCTGAGAGACCTCTGAGACACCTGTTATTagaagccctgctcaggtcttgcaaccTCAAGGCTGTGGCTTTCTTGACTGAAACCATCTACTGGTAGtagtcttttcctactgccttcagtTTTACTGAGAGTTGTTATAGACAGCAACAGCATGTAACAAGAGGTAAAAAGTGGAAGACAGTTATTTCAGAAGCTAATAACACTTCAGCCAAGGCAATTTTCTCTCTATTTAATTGCAAATCAGAGAAGAACAAAATCAGTTCAGGTTGCAATCCATGCTGGTTTTTCTTTAACCTCTTGAAGCCAGTGGAACGTCCTTTGAGTGAATGTGCACAATTAAGCATCTCTTAAGAAAGTTGGGCCAGAAATGCAGAACAGATTTGGGTGTTGCCTGTGAAACAGCTTATTACTGGCCATTTAGCTGAGCAGGTGGAATTCTCCCTTCAACATTTTTGAATTGCTAAATAATCCTAGATATTTCTAGGTAGAATTCATTATGCAATGAGTCTGCCTTTTCCATCCAGAAATTACTTTCTGCAGTAAGAAAAATAAATTGATTGAATGTGGTTAAAAAAGGTCAGATTACAGGCATTAGACAATTATGTTAACATGCCCTGTAAAATttcatggaaatagaatggaaactAAGAGCAACTTTTGTCTAAACCTGTTCTTAATTATTCCCATCCTCTTTCTCCCAAACGAACACACACAGTCTAAATTAGGAGAGAGAACTGCTAATAGAATAAGACAAACATATTAATAGGGGGTCCATTatttcctttgtcagtgatcaacattccttttcttttaaaaaatgattgaaaAGCTTTTTCAGTCTTATCTTCCTGCTGGGTATTCTTGTGATTGAGTGAGTTCCTTTAACCATTATCCCTCCCAACATTtacctacaaatctcttggggcACCAGGTTTATTTATGGCAAGCTGCATCCACTCTGTGATAATGATACATGGAGAAAGTCTTATGACTACTTCCTGATAGGCATTTTTTCCAATACTCTTTTGTATTTTTCCAATACTCTTGTGTTGCTGCATAACTGCTTGTTTGTCAGATCTGATTTATTGTGCATGTTCCCGTCAACCTGGAGCTATTTTTCCTGCTACAGCTCTGCCCCCAAATATGCATTTTCAATTTATAATGATCACCCATGAAGATTCAGTAACAAAAACCAGCATGCAAGACAGGCATTCTGTAATCCTTTAAGTAGTGTTTCCCATTTTCTGGTGATGATGCTGAGACTGGCTCTCAGCACtctttttacccccccccccccccccagcctctgCTTTTGGAGCAGCCACCATTTGAGTGATGGATTCATATATTACTCCAAGGTTGACAGCCGTGCCCACATTTCTATCTAATGAAAGATTCTAGTATCGCACAGGAAGCTTTTGTGAATAAGCTCTTTTCCACCGTCACCAATCAGCCACTTTCATTATAAAGAATTTCTCCTGCCTGTTCTGGAGCTTCTCATAATaacccaagagagagagagagaaatctaccGGTTTCCGCTCACTAAAATAACACTTGTAGCAGCTCATAACAGAGGTGGGAGGGTTGGTTATTCCTCTTAACCAGCAGAGGCATCTTCAGCATTTTAGGGCCACCTTTGCTGCTCTCCTTCCCAGCAGCAGAGGAGACTAGAAACACTCCATTGCTATGAACTGCCAAGAAAACATTGGTACAGAACTCCCAGTGAATAAGTACCACTGAATTAAAAACAATCTGGTGAGGACATTCACATTTTGACCTGACTATCCCCTTGCCTGCTCCCCGATGCATTATAAAAACCAGCCATCCATTTCCTTTCCTGTTTGGATTAGGGCGAAGGCAGCAAAAACATATTGACATCTGAAGCACATTAACCAATCATGTTTTTCTTCTCCCAGTCTATTGGTGGGACCTGAGAGAAGGGCTGTACATATAGCAAAGATTTTCACTGATCAGTTCACATCAGTGCTGTCTCAGAGAATCCAATATGCATAATCCATAACAGTAGTGTTCTTTACGTCAGTtctttaaatggttttattggtTTAAAACACTGTAACTTGTATAGCACCTTTTTGTATCTCAAAGTGCTCCACAGTATTATgttgtttttttggaggggggaggcTGCCAAAAATAGAGGTTTCATACCTCAGCTAGACTGCcatcttccttctccccctccactTGTGCCATTTACATACTATCCCAAAATAGTAGACTGAAGGATGAATAACTgggtctcttcttcaggctaacagaGGGAGGGGAACCTTCCTGCCTAGCAGGGAATTCTCTTTCAAGTTGGAACATGTGATCTTAACACATTTTGGAACAAGGATGGATATGGAGCCAACTTTTGAAGTACAGCTCTTTTGAGGGGCCAGGAATCATTTCTCAAATGAACATCCACAAGCCTCCTTATGTCTCTTATTAAAGCTGAAAGCCTGTAAATAAATTTTGTTCCATCACTGTGAGCCTTAATAAAAAGCACTAATTTGATTTGTTTATCACAGCTTTAATCACTGTATATTGCCCATAATTTCAGAGTCATATCCTTAGTAAGTACCTAttaagttttattgttattttgttttagtgGAGACTTTCCTCCCCACTACCACCTGTCTTTCTGACTTGTATTTATATTTTGAGTTCTGGAGACATGACTCCTCTACTTGTTTTGCTTATCTAGACTTTTATTCATAAGAAAtgtacctatataaataaatatataagtatACTACTTTGTATCCTGGATTGTCTCACAGCATCTTTGTTTACCCAACTGGACTAATTGCTACAGGCAATATACAATTCCTAAAAATGTAACCCTCTGAAGCAATGTAAGTGCTTAATATTTTTAGTTTATGTAGGGTGTTCAGATACCAAACAAACTGCTACACCAGAACATGCCTTTAGTTAATGGATTCTCATATTTAAATTCTTCTCTGGTACATCTACTTCTTCATCCATATCTTTCCCAATCCTGCTTGTTCACTTCCAATGACATTGTTGGTGTGTGTcttccagtcatttccaacttatgccaTCACAGTGTGTTTTtagaagatttgttcagaagggtttATCCATTTGTTTAGAAGCATTTACCTTTGTCTGAGGCTAAGTGTGTGTGACTTGTCCcagttcacccagtgggtttccatgactgggaATTTGAACTCTGCTCTCAAATCACAATTCAGCCTCAAACCACTATGTAACATTGCCAACTATAATTTTATTCATCATAATTGGGCAAGAAAACTCTCCTTCACACTGCTGTCTCAAGGCACCACCTCATACTAGAGTCCTCTTCTGATCTCTGCAAAAGATATTCTCAAGTGTTTCTATCCCTAAAGATGACTTCAGATTTAACAAATTGAACTTtctttcaaaggaaaaaaaagggggaaagactgggcatattttgaacatttttctaTTTCAGATGAATACATGCTGCAAAAAGGTCAATAACACaccaacatattaaaatatgattAAGTACTAAAATTGTGAAGATAACAAAAATTCAGTTCAGATCTGAAGGTCTGAATAAAATTACCTCATACTATAGTTTGCTTCAAAATATGTTGTATGGGTAGATTTAGGCACATTTAGCTTGCTCTCATCCTGAATTCTTCTGGCTTCTCAACAATGGCCATCTTCTGAAGACTGTGGTTACTAGTTGACTCCACTAATGGCAAAATCTCTCAACAAATGCTTTCTTGACCAGTTGCTGGAGTGTGGGGTTAAGCTATTTTACTATTCTATTAATATGTTCATTCACTGAAAATACAGCAAAGTAAGGAAAGTACACCAGCACTGAGGAATCAGGAGTTAAGATGGTACAGGAACCTAATGAAAAAAATTTGGTCCAAgagtggtggggtggggggtaggGAAGTTGTAAATTGTACTATTCCCTTCCACTACTAGGAGCTATTTTGCCGATACCTATAACTTTTGTCCTTTGCCCAGTGGGTAAAGAGGGTATGATGTTTTATAAAATGAAAACCGTGGTGAATGAACAGAAAAATGATGATTCCTTTTAAAATCATACATGTAGCTTGACTGTtcgtcatttctgacttaggcaATCCTAAAGCAAACATAActtgttttcttggcagaatttgcacTGAAAGAGAGCAACTTTCCTAAGGTTACTCACTGGATTTGTATGATTGAATTGATCTGGGATTCGAACACTGGTCTCCACagtcacagtccaacactcaTACTACATAATCTACATAAAAATAGGAATATATTTTGGGGTAACATATGGTAATGCTCAATTTTAATGCTCGGTTCTTAACAGCAAGGAATCTCATTGTTAAAAAGACAGACTGTAGGCCTGTGACTCTGAAATCCTTACCATTTTCATCCTGTATGGTTTTAACATTCATTTTATGCTTTTGAGTTGGCCCTAAAACACACTGCTGCTTGTaggattttatattttgtttaattGGATTGTTTAATCTGCATGTATGTGTACCTTTAAGTCACCTTATAGCAAATCTATAcgtagagttttcttaggcaagtaatactcagaggtggttttgtcagttcatttctctgaaatatagcctacagttgAAATAAAGGATGTTGTGTCATACCTTTCTCCTAGAGAAGGCAATATACAAACATCAAAAAGTAATACCAGCATATTTATTAGTCCTTGGGAGGAGGGGGCACTTGCTCTTTGTATGTGACGAGAAGAAAATCCAATGAACAAAGAAAAGAACGATTTTCACCTTATCAGAGTCAGCTTTATTCACCTGATGATCTGACATTCTTAGCTGTAACAAGGTGTCGGGATTTGCACAGACTCCAGGTGTGATGAATCACATtaagtacaaaaataaaaaagcttcAGCAATTCTTCCACAacctaaaaagcaaaaacaatttagataaaattatttccaaataCACAATTGCTACCATAGATTTAGCACCCAAACAGGAAAACATGGGTTAATAACTCAAGAGGCAGACAAACGTTTGACAGATATTACCGGCATTAGCAAATAGGACTTCAGTAATCTAATGACTGTGATAGGTCGCCTTAACAACTTTAAACATGTTTGTCTTTTTCCTATCCCAGAGGGCTTGCCATCCTTTCACTCAGGTCCATTAATATCTCAAACCAAGAGAAACACTGCAGTTGACATTGGGACTCACCATTCTGTCAACTACTAAATCCTCTGCCTTCTAGTCCAAAATCCCAACTTTTGGTGAAAATGCTAAACATTCTTTCAAAGCTGTGCTTGAAAATCAACCCCAGTCTTTGGAAACAAGTGTGAGGGACAAGAATGGTAGTACCCTTCTCGTATAATAACTGATATTGAGCAACAAAACCTATAGATACTATGAGAATTACTGTACTTCCCAccatttcttctcttctttgaatAGCTAAGCAGCATTGCATTAAGGTTTGGGAATATTTGATTTTACCAGCAGGTACAATTAAAACTATCAACTACTTTGATGAAGTCAGAACTCCTGATTTGATAAAGAACTAGCAATTTTGTTCTAAAATGCTAATGATCTGAAGTGGTGGGTTGAAAGAAGTTCAGAACTTCGTGAACTGTAAACTacaaataaaaagcaaaacataATACGAAGCTTCATTTTTACATGCTTGAGATGTCAGTCTTTCTCTTATAATTCCAAGGGAAGAATGTCACTCATTACTCATTTTAATGCAGTATTTCAGTGAGAAACCTTTTTACAGAAGGAATTACTTCTTAGAAAACATATTCAGGATTGCTTATGAAAGCATTGAAAGCTTTACCACCTCATTAAATGTAAGAACTCCCAGCTATTGGAGAAACAGTTGCGATCTTGAGATAATTATGTACGTTAATTACATGTCATATTTGCTAAACATAATCCTAATCAACAGAGGACAACAGTAACATTTTCAAGATTCAAAATGTTTCAGAAAATCCGCATTACAAGATTCAACCTGAATATCTTACCTGAAACAGGTCTTGGTTTATTGTCACACATAGATTCCAACCCAAAGCAGTAAGAAGAGTACGCCAAAGCCCATAAAGAGTGAAGCCACCAGAGAGATGAGTAGTTCCTTGTAAATATCCCGAGTATACTTAGTAGAGGTCACTTCATAACTGACATATGAATTAAAGCAATAACCAGACATGGAAAACTGAAGAAAATCCAGGCACTCCACACTAAAAAACAGATCCACCTCCACAAGGCCAAAACCTTACATACTAATGCTCTTtccttagcacagtggttctcaaccttcctaatgccgcgaccccttaatacagttcatgttgtggtgacccccaagcataaaattatttttgttgcgacttcataactgtgattttgctctATTAtgaataaatatctgatatgcgggatgtattttcattcacgggaccaaatttggcactaatacccgatacatccaaatttgaattctggtggggttgcgggggactgattttgtcatataggagttgtagttgctgggatttatagtttgcctacccTCTCACAAccctctcacaacagaagtgacttgtcgctcccgacacgacaaaaaaaaatagtttacctacaatcaaagagcattgtgaactccaccaatgatagaattgaaccaaacttgtcacacagaactcatatgaccaacagaaaatactggaagggtttggtgggcatcgaccttgagtttgggagatgtagttcatctatatccagagaatgggagtatttataaaaacaaaaggaaatactatctatttctaataaatagtgtcaTGAATTACCTAAGCTGCCTCTGCTGCTCCTCCTGGTGCTGCTGGGCTGCTCTCAGTTCCACATCATGTGGGCACTTTTCATTCTGACTTGAAGCCTGCCTTGCTCTCTCGCCATCCAGTGAGGGTGCGGGACAGGTGAGGGGGGCTCAGCGCAAGGCCTCTCGCGGAGGCCCCCTCGCCTGCCCCGCACCCTCGCCTTGGGGCAAGAGCCAACGAGACCTCTCTGAAATGGCCAGGTGACCCCCTGCCTTAGCAGCTTTTGAAAtgcagaaattaaaaaaaactttgcatAAATCAAGTTATCAGGAATATAT is a window encoding:
- the TMEM258 gene encoding transmembrane protein 258 — translated: MELETMSRYTSPVNPAVFPHLTVVLLAIGMFFTAWFFVYEVTSTKYTRDIYKELLISLVASLFMGFGVLFLLLWVGIYV